Within the Pengzhenrongella sicca genome, the region GGCGTCGTCGTCGACGACACCTGCCGCACGGACGACCCGCACGTCTGGGCCGCGGGCGAGGTCGCCTGCCTCGGCGGCGAGTGCATCGGGCTCGTGGCGCCCGGGTACGCGATGGCCGAGGTCGTCGTCGACCGGCTGCTCGGCGGGGCCGCCGTCTTCCCGGGCGCCGACACCGCGACCAAGCTCAAGCTCTCGGGGGTCGACGTCGCGAGCTTCGGCGACGCCTTCGCCACCACCCCAGGCGCGCTCGAGCTGGTGCACTCGGACCCCGTCGCGGGCGTCTACACGAAGCTCGTGCTGTCCGACGACGCCCGCACCCTCCTCGGCGGCGTGCTCGTCGGGGACGCCTCCGCCTACTCGGAGCTGCGGCCGATGGTCGGCCGCGCACTGACCGGCGACCCGTCCGCGTACCTGCTGCCCGCGGGCACGACCGGCCGGGTCGAGTCCTCCGGCGGCGACCTGCCCGACGACGCCACGGTGTGCTCGTGCAACAACGTCACGGCCGGCACGGTCCGCGCCGCGGTGACCGAGCACGAGTGCCTGGACGTCGCCGGGGTCAAGGCCTGCACCCGCGCCGGCACGAGCTGCGGCTCGTGCGTCCCCCTGGTCAAGAAGCTCGTGGTCGCCGAGCTCACCAAGGCCGGTGTGAGCGTGAGCAACGCGCTGTGCGAGCACTTCGCCGTCTCCCGCGCGCAGCTGTTCGACATCGTCCGGGTCACCGGGCTGCGGACCTTCAGCGAGATCATCGCGACCCGCGGCGCCGTCGTCGGGGGGCGCGGCTGCGACATCTGCAAGCCCGTCGTCGCCTCGATCCTCGCGTCGCTCGACGACGGGCACGTGCTCGAGGGCGAGCGCGCGACCCTGCAGGACACGAACGACCACGTCATGGCCAACCTGCAGAAGGACGGCTCGTACTCCGTCGTCCCGCGCATCCCCGGCGGCGAGGTCACCCCGGACGGGCTGCTCGCGATCGGGCAGGTCGCGAAGGACTTCGCGCTGTACACGAAGATCACCGGCGGGCAGCGGATCGACATGTTCGGTGCGCGCCTCGAGCAGCTGCCGGAGATCTGGCGCCGGCTCGTCGACGCGGGGTTCGAGTCCGGGCAGGCGTACGGCAAGTCGCTGCGGACCGTGAAGTCGTGCGTCGGCTCGACCTGGTGCCGGTTCGGGGTCCAGGACGCAGTCGGCCTCGCGGTCGAGCTCGAGCTGCGGTACCGCGGCCTGCGCTCGCCGCACAAGATCAAGCTCGGCGTCTCGGGCTGCGCGCGAGAGTGCGCCGAGGCCCGCGGCAAGGATGTCGGGATCGTCGCGACCGACCGGGGCTGGAACCTGTACGTCGGCGGCAACGGCGGGTTCACGCCCCGGCACGCGGTGCTGCTCGCGGAGGACCTCGACACCGCCACGCTCATCCGCACCATCGACCGCTACCTCATGTACTACATCCGCACCGCCGACCGCCTTCAGCGCACCGCCCCGTGGATGGAGGAGGTCGAGGGCGGGATCGACGGCGTCCGCGCGGTCGTGCTCGACGACACCCTCGGGATCGCGGCCGACCTCGACGCCGCGATGGCCCGGCACGTGGACGTGTACGAGGACGAGTGGGCGGCGACGCTCGCCGACCCGGAGAAGCTGCGCCGGTTCGCGTCGTTCGTCAACGCGCCGACGACACCGGACCCGTCCCTCGCGTACGTGCCCGAGCGCGGGCAGGTCCGCCCGGCCACCGCCGCCGAGCGCGCCGACACCTCGGTGCTGGTCGCCGGCACGACGCTGGCGGTCCGGTCGTGACCGCCGACCTGCCGGTCCTCACCACGGACGCGCCCACCCGGTCCATCGACGTCGGCGACCTGACCGCCGGGCCGGACGAGCGGGACTGGCTCGCGGTGTGCCAGCTCGCCGATCTCGTGCCCGAACGTGGCGCGGCCGCGCTCGTGCGCGGCGAGCAGGTCGCGGTGTTCCGGCTGCTGGACGGCCGGCTGCTCGCCGTGGCGAACCTCGACCCGTTCAGCGGCGCGCACGTCATGGCCCGCGGCATCGTCGGCACGCGCGGGGACATCCCGACGGTCGCGTCGCCCATGTACAAGCAGATCTTCGACCTGCGCACGGGCCGCTGCCTCGAGCCCCTCGGCAAGGAGCCGCTCCACCTGGCGACATGGCCCGTACGCGTAGCGGACACTGTGGTGATGATCGGCTACCCCGTTCGCGCCGCCTCGCCCGGCGCGCTGGTGCCCACATGACCACGCTGCTCGGGATCGACCTCGCCGACCGGCTCGTGCTCGTCGCGGGCGGCGGCCCCGTCGCGGCCCGCCGCGTGCGGACCCTGCTCGACGCTGAGGCCCGCGTCCTGGTCGTCGCCCCGCAGGTCTGCGAGGAGCTCGCCGCGCTGATCGAGGCCGGCCGGGTCGCCTGGCGCGAGGACGCCGTGCGCGCCACCGACCTCGACGGCGCGTGGCTCGTGCACACGGCGACCGGCGACCGGATCTGTGACGCCGCGGTCGCGGGCTGGGCCGCCGAGCGCCGGATCTGGTGCGTGCACGCGGGCGACGCGAGCCGCGGGTCGGCGCGCACGCCCGCCCTCACCGGCAGCGGCGAGGTCGTCGTCGGGGTCGTCTCGGCCGGGGCGGCGGACCCCGGCCGCACCGTCGCGGTGCGGGACGCGCTCGCCGAGGTGCTGCGCTCGGGCGGCGCCGACCTGCGCCGACGGCGGCCCGCGGCCCCCGGGTCGGGGCGGGTCGTGCTCGTCGGGGGCGGCCCCGGCCCCGTCGACCTGCTCACCCTGCGCGGGCGCCGGGCGCTGGCCGAGGCCGACGTCGTCGTCACCGACCGGCTCGGACCGACGGCCGTGCTCGACGAGCTGCCCGCCGGCGTCGAGATCGTCGACGTCGGCAAGAGCCCCGACCACCACGCCGTGCCGCAGCACGAGATCAACCGCATCCTCGTCGAGCGCGCGCAGCGCGGGCAGGTCGTCGTGCGCCTCAAGGGCGGCGACCCATTCGTCTTCGGCCGCGGCGGCGAGGAGGTCCTCGCGTGCCGCGAGGCCGGCGTCCCGATCGAGGTCGTGCCCGGCATCAGCAGCGTCGTCGCCGTCCCCGCGGCCGCCGGGATCCCCCTGACGCATCGCGGCACGACCGCCGCCTACCACGTGATCAACGGGCACGCCGGGCTCGACGACGCGGCGCGGCTCGTGCTGCGCGACAAGGCGGCGACCCTCGTCGTGCTCATGGGGGTCTCGGTGCTGCCCGCGCTCGTCACGGACGCGCTGGCCCACGGCGCCGACCCCGGCACCCCGGTCGCGATCATCGAGCACGGGACCACGGCCCAGCAGCGGGTCACGCACGCCCGGCTGGACGAGATCGCCGCGCTCGCGCGCGAGGTCGGGGTCCGCGCGCCCGCCGTGATCGTGCTCGGCGACGTCGCGGCGCCCGGGCTGCTCGCCGGCCGAGCGAGACTAGACCCGTGACCGAACCGATCGATCAGACCATGGCGGGCTGCTGCGTGCTCGTGACCGCCGACCGGCGCTCGGGCGAGCTCGGCGCGGCCCTCCAGCGTCGGGGCGCCGTCATCCGATTCGCGCCCGCGCTCTCGATGGTGCCGAACCAGGACGACGCGCGCCTGATCGCGGGCACGCGCGCGCTGCTGGCCGACCCGCCCGACATCGTCGTCGTCACGACCGGCGTCGGCTTCCGGGGCTGGATCGAGGCCGCCGACGCCGTCGGGCTGGCCGACGAGCTGACCGCGACCCTCCGGCGGGCGCGCCTCGTCGCGCGCGGGCCGAAGGCTCGCGGCGCCATCCAGGCCGCCGGGCTCCAGGCGGACTGGGTCGCCGAGTCCGAGACGTCCGCCGAGATCGCCGAGGTGCTCCTCGACGAGGGCGTGCGCGACCGCACGATCGCGGTCCAGCACCACGGCGCCGGCTCGGACGGCCTCGACGAGGCGTTCCGGGCGGCGGGCGCCCACGTGTACAGCCTCGTCGTCTACCGGTGGGGACCGCCGCCCGACCCGCAGGCCCTCGAGGCGTCCGTGCGCGCGACGGCGGCCGGCGAGGTCGACACCGTCGTGTTCACCTCGGCGCCGGGGTCGGCGGCGTGGCTGGCCGCGGCCGAGTCGGCCGGCGTGCTCGCGGAGGTCGTCGCGCGGTTCGCCAGCGGCGCCGTCGTCGCCGCCGCCGTCGG harbors:
- the nirB gene encoding nitrite reductase large subunit NirB, which translates into the protein MAAPPQHLIVVGGGMVAQRLVEAMRDRDTAGAWRVTVLAEEPRAPYDRVALTSYFSGRDPEDLSMGSPALWDDPLVTLVRGTPVVELDRAARTVRTADGRTWAYDQLVLATGSSAARPPIEGSDLPGVFVYRTIDDVAALRGWVEEQAARWNRPVRGAVLGGGLLGLEAAGALQALGTAATVLQRGTHLMSAQVDLGGGEALRRLINALGVAVRVNTSTVRMRANRRGHIGRLDFADGGRLGVDVVVVATGVTPRDELARSAGLAIGARGGVVVDDTCRTDDPHVWAAGEVACLGGECIGLVAPGYAMAEVVVDRLLGGAAVFPGADTATKLKLSGVDVASFGDAFATTPGALELVHSDPVAGVYTKLVLSDDARTLLGGVLVGDASAYSELRPMVGRALTGDPSAYLLPAGTTGRVESSGGDLPDDATVCSCNNVTAGTVRAAVTEHECLDVAGVKACTRAGTSCGSCVPLVKKLVVAELTKAGVSVSNALCEHFAVSRAQLFDIVRVTGLRTFSEIIATRGAVVGGRGCDICKPVVASILASLDDGHVLEGERATLQDTNDHVMANLQKDGSYSVVPRIPGGEVTPDGLLAIGQVAKDFALYTKITGGQRIDMFGARLEQLPEIWRRLVDAGFESGQAYGKSLRTVKSCVGSTWCRFGVQDAVGLAVELELRYRGLRSPHKIKLGVSGCARECAEARGKDVGIVATDRGWNLYVGGNGGFTPRHAVLLAEDLDTATLIRTIDRYLMYYIRTADRLQRTAPWMEEVEGGIDGVRAVVLDDTLGIAADLDAAMARHVDVYEDEWAATLADPEKLRRFASFVNAPTTPDPSLAYVPERGQVRPATAAERADTSVLVAGTTLAVRS
- the cobA gene encoding uroporphyrinogen-III C-methyltransferase — protein: MTTLLGIDLADRLVLVAGGGPVAARRVRTLLDAEARVLVVAPQVCEELAALIEAGRVAWREDAVRATDLDGAWLVHTATGDRICDAAVAGWAAERRIWCVHAGDASRGSARTPALTGSGEVVVGVVSAGAADPGRTVAVRDALAEVLRSGGADLRRRRPAAPGSGRVVLVGGGPGPVDLLTLRGRRALAEADVVVTDRLGPTAVLDELPAGVEIVDVGKSPDHHAVPQHEINRILVERAQRGQVVVRLKGGDPFVFGRGGEEVLACREAGVPIEVVPGISSVVAVPAAAGIPLTHRGTTAAYHVINGHAGLDDAARLVLRDKAATLVVLMGVSVLPALVTDALAHGADPGTPVAIIEHGTTAQQRVTHARLDEIAALAREVGVRAPAVIVLGDVAAPGLLAGRARLDP
- the nirD gene encoding nitrite reductase small subunit NirD; translated protein: MTAGPDERDWLAVCQLADLVPERGAAALVRGEQVAVFRLLDGRLLAVANLDPFSGAHVMARGIVGTRGDIPTVASPMYKQIFDLRTGRCLEPLGKEPLHLATWPVRVADTVVMIGYPVRAASPGALVPT
- a CDS encoding uroporphyrinogen-III synthase produces the protein MAGCCVLVTADRRSGELGAALQRRGAVIRFAPALSMVPNQDDARLIAGTRALLADPPDIVVVTTGVGFRGWIEAADAVGLADELTATLRRARLVARGPKARGAIQAAGLQADWVAESETSAEIAEVLLDEGVRDRTIAVQHHGAGSDGLDEAFRAAGAHVYSLVVYRWGPPPDPQALEASVRATAAGEVDTVVFTSAPGSAAWLAAAESAGVLAEVVARFASGAVVAAAVGPITAHPLLVLGITPIVPERGRLGSLVRTIVAHYGGLQTLDTVAGRLQVHRRAAVLDGHVLPLSPTGIEVLRLLVAARGDVVLRSDVLAALPGVSQDPHAAEVAIARLREAAGSRDLIRTVVKRGYRIAVAEQPGPGVSA